The Methanofastidiosum sp. genome has a window encoding:
- a CDS encoding DUF2226 domain-containing protein: protein MKLPKGQITKTYVKYDMKMDSFEEFIKEILNDFDGFTGYIRVLADKGEYEEEIKVLLSEGMLIGGERKLLISETVFYGNECGFENTFEFKRCGISVVRLNSNDIDMVKISHPECIIIKDVTEEEIELINPREQLLKKYRIKEMSDSEITNLLEKLNGD from the coding sequence ATGAAACTCCCGAAAGGGCAAATAACAAAAACATATGTTAAATACGACATGAAGATGGATTCATTTGAAGAGTTCATCAAAGAGATTCTTAATGACTTTGACGGATTCACGGGATACATAAGGGTACTTGCTGACAAAGGAGAGTATGAAGAAGAGATTAAAGTCCTTTTATCTGAAGGAATGCTAATTGGAGGAGAGCGAAAATTATTAATCTCTGAAACAGTATTTTATGGTAACGAGTGTGGATTTGAAAATACTTTTGAATTTAAAAGATGTGGAATTTCAGTTGTAAGACTTAATTCAAATGATATTGACATGGTGAAGATATCGCATCCTGAATGTATTATTATTAAAGACGTTACCGAAGAAGAAATTGAATTAATTAATCCTCGGGAGCAGTTGTTGAAAAAATATCGGATTAAAGAGATGAGTGACTCAGAAATCACAAACCTTTTAGAAAAATTAAATGGCGATTAG
- the guaA gene encoding glutamine-hydrolyzing GMP synthase: protein MSIGEEVILVVDFGSQYAHLIARRVRELKVYSEIVFPEITVSEIEKISPKGIILSGGPRSVYEKNSPLLSDEVFDYIIDNELPVLGICYGHQLIAFKMGGRVKGEKRKEYGIATVDILDSEGIFKDLEKKEIVWMSHGDQVSEMPPNFIVTSKTDTSPIAAFRNISKKIYGLQWHPEVVHTKNGKKILSNFVYNVCNCRGTWDLSDFIDETVKKIKNKIEDGKAVIALSGGVDSSVAAAITEKAIGNRLYAVFVDHGLLRKGEAEIVSKAFSGHDINFKKIDAKNRFFEKLEFVSDPEKKRMLIGEEFIRIFEEEAKKIGADFLVQGTIYPDVIESGRSQHADTIKSHHNVGGLPELISFKEIIEPLRDLYKDEVREVGKKLELPDKIIDQYPFPGPGLAVRITGPVTEESIRICRDASAIVEEELERASIENIWQAFAVTLEDRVVGVVGDQRKFGRIVGLRIVESQDAMTANFKKLPWDLLEDISTRITNEIPEVVSVAYFISHKPPQTIEPC, encoded by the coding sequence ATGAGTATAGGGGAAGAGGTAATCCTTGTAGTTGATTTTGGAAGTCAGTATGCACATCTAATCGCAAGAAGAGTAAGGGAGCTCAAAGTATACTCTGAAATAGTTTTTCCCGAGATTACAGTTTCTGAAATTGAAAAAATTTCGCCAAAGGGAATTATACTTTCTGGAGGGCCAAGAAGCGTTTATGAAAAGAATTCCCCCCTCCTAAGCGATGAAGTTTTTGATTATATTATTGATAATGAACTCCCTGTTTTAGGGATTTGTTATGGCCATCAGCTCATTGCATTTAAGATGGGTGGCAGAGTCAAAGGCGAAAAAAGAAAAGAATATGGAATCGCGACAGTAGACATATTGGATTCTGAAGGAATATTCAAAGATTTAGAAAAGAAAGAGATAGTTTGGATGAGTCATGGAGACCAAGTTTCCGAAATGCCTCCAAATTTCATTGTAACATCTAAAACTGACACCTCTCCAATAGCAGCTTTCAGAAATATTTCTAAAAAAATTTATGGGCTACAGTGGCATCCTGAAGTAGTCCACACAAAGAACGGGAAAAAGATCCTATCAAATTTTGTTTATAATGTTTGTAACTGCCGGGGTACATGGGACCTATCTGATTTTATTGATGAAACGGTTAAAAAAATTAAGAATAAGATAGAAGATGGCAAGGCCGTAATTGCTTTGAGCGGTGGTGTTGATTCTTCAGTTGCAGCTGCAATAACTGAAAAAGCAATTGGAAATAGACTTTATGCCGTTTTTGTCGACCATGGGCTATTAAGAAAAGGCGAGGCAGAAATAGTTTCAAAGGCTTTTTCTGGTCACGATATTAATTTTAAAAAGATTGATGCTAAAAACAGATTCTTTGAAAAACTTGAATTTGTTTCTGATCCTGAGAAAAAAAGAATGTTGATAGGTGAAGAGTTTATTAGAATATTTGAAGAAGAGGCAAAAAAGATAGGGGCTGACTTCCTCGTACAGGGAACTATTTACCCTGACGTAATTGAAAGTGGGAGATCTCAACATGCGGACACAATAAAATCCCACCATAATGTTGGGGGATTGCCTGAGTTAATTTCATTTAAGGAGATAATTGAGCCATTGAGAGATTTATACAAGGACGAAGTTAGAGAAGTTGGAAAAAAGCTTGAACTCCCAGATAAAATAATAGATCAATACCCTTTTCCAGGCCCAGGCCTTGCAGTCAGGATTACAGGCCCAGTTACCGAAGAGAGCATAAGAATCTGCAGAGATGCCTCAGCGATTGTTGAGGAAGAATTAGAAAGAGCTTCAATTGAGAACATCTGGCAAGCATTTGCAGTTACCCTAGAAGATAGGGTAGTTGGGGTTGTAGGGGATCAGAGAAAATTTGGTAGAATAGTTGGGCTTAGGATTGTCGAGTCCCAAGACGCAATGACGGCTAACTTTAAGAAACTTCCTTGGGATCTACTAGAAGATATATCTACAAGAATAACAAATGAAATCCCTGAAGTAGTCTCAGTTGCATACTTCATAAGCCACAAACCTCCACAAACAATAGAACCATGTTAG
- a CDS encoding carbohydrate kinase family protein, with product MKDLLCIGNVNLDTIMGVESFPVVNGESKIEGLEIRYGGSAFNVSVNSSILGLNSGVMASVGNDSDGIIGTLKNFNVDYSNLILQNSPSGRMFIINKENDRMFLFYKGANEKFEKNMINYQVFKEYRFVHVSPTKIEIAEHSIKIAKENSNVVSFDPGEQLCYSHSEEVLKIIKNVDFLFVNRHELSALLGSSDIEEGGQYLKKRRAKNVIVKADKNGVYYFGKNYIHEKAFPTKVIDPTGAGDTFSAAFISNYIGTSDIRSSLRFANAAASFCIQSYGAILKVKKEEIETLYRSRLYG from the coding sequence TTGAAAGACTTATTGTGCATTGGAAATGTTAACTTAGATACTATCATGGGTGTTGAGTCATTTCCAGTTGTAAATGGCGAGTCAAAGATAGAGGGGCTTGAAATCAGATACGGAGGCTCTGCTTTCAATGTTTCAGTAAACAGCTCTATACTTGGTCTAAATTCTGGTGTCATGGCATCAGTTGGAAACGATAGCGATGGGATAATCGGTACTCTAAAAAATTTTAATGTTGACTACTCTAATCTTATTCTCCAAAACTCTCCTTCTGGCAGGATGTTTATCATAAACAAAGAAAACGACAGGATGTTCCTCTTCTATAAAGGTGCTAATGAGAAATTTGAAAAAAACATGATTAACTACCAAGTTTTCAAGGAGTATAGATTTGTTCACGTTTCACCTACAAAGATCGAAATAGCCGAACATTCTATAAAAATTGCAAAAGAGAATAGTAATGTTGTAAGTTTTGATCCGGGAGAGCAACTATGTTACTCCCATTCTGAAGAGGTATTAAAAATTATTAAAAATGTTGACTTTCTTTTTGTCAACAGGCATGAACTATCCGCACTTCTAGGTTCAAGCGATATAGAGGAAGGGGGGCAATACCTAAAGAAAAGAAGGGCTAAAAATGTCATAGTTAAAGCGGACAAAAACGGTGTTTACTATTTTGGGAAAAATTATATTCATGAAAAGGCATTTCCAACAAAGGTAATTGACCCGACTGGCGCGGGGGATACTTTTTCAGCAGCCTTCATTAGTAATTATATTGGGACTTCCGATATCAGAAGCTCATTAAGATTTGCAAACGCAGCAGCAAGTTTTTGTATCCAGAGCTATGGCGCAATATTAAAAGTTAAAAAAGAGGAAATCGAAACATTATACAGGAGCAGATTGTATGGATAA
- the hycI gene encoding hydrogenase maturation peptidase HycI — translation MREIDTFLKEILKKKVAVLGVGSELRGDDGVGPYLSKKLSALNNESFYSLNGDLVPENFTHDLRRFQPDNVIIIDAAFMEKSAGELAIIRINEVTGISFSSHSMPLSVLGKYLSREIGANVYILGIQASNIDFGSEISSEVKETADKIFDIIKKEIS, via the coding sequence ATGCGAGAGATAGATACATTTCTTAAAGAAATTCTTAAAAAAAAAGTGGCAGTATTAGGCGTAGGTAGTGAACTCAGAGGGGACGATGGAGTGGGCCCATATCTGTCTAAAAAGCTCTCAGCGCTTAATAATGAATCATTCTATAGTCTCAATGGGGATTTGGTTCCAGAAAACTTTACCCATGATTTAAGAAGATTTCAACCTGACAATGTAATTATAATAGACGCAGCCTTCATGGAAAAATCAGCTGGAGAATTGGCGATTATTAGAATAAATGAAGTAACGGGTATATCTTTTTCATCGCATTCAATGCCACTTTCTGTTCTCGGGAAATATCTTTCAAGAGAAATTGGTGCCAATGTGTACATTCTTGGAATACAGGCTTCCAATATTGATTTTGGAAGCGAGATCTCCTCAGAAGTAAAAGAAACTGCCGATAAGATATTTGATATCATTAAAAAAGAAATTAGCTAA
- a CDS encoding MBL fold metallo-hydrolase — protein sequence MVFLEIKDNIKYISVDTNIGVIKSDSSCILIDAGGHKEDAQEILKLLEEEKIYPNSAIITHGHWDHFYGLHTIKEVFPEIKVYASSIEKAFIENPYIEFYSYFSSTSPLKVSDTPLDFKGLKVNKTIDRGIVTINCEDMEIIPLSGHSPLGIGILYKGILFSGDCLYSVPSLNMFKMPFYTDIESQFRDLEVLSKYKIEYCLPAHGLPIRGVKEFKNALIENRKKLESLERMILDTLKEGKSEDQLKKEIAEKLSIKYDFTKYIYVTITAKAFLHYLYNNGKIDFEIEDGILLWKN from the coding sequence ATGGTATTCCTTGAGATAAAGGACAACATAAAGTATATTTCTGTTGACACAAACATCGGCGTTATAAAATCCGATAGTTCTTGTATTCTAATTGATGCAGGCGGCCACAAAGAAGATGCTCAAGAGATCTTAAAATTATTGGAAGAAGAAAAAATTTATCCTAACTCAGCAATAATAACACACGGGCACTGGGATCATTTTTATGGACTTCATACAATTAAAGAAGTATTTCCAGAAATAAAAGTCTACGCCTCTTCAATTGAAAAAGCATTCATTGAAAATCCTTACATAGAATTTTATTCTTATTTTTCCTCAACATCGCCTCTGAAGGTATCGGACACGCCTTTAGATTTTAAAGGCTTAAAAGTCAATAAAACGATTGACAGGGGAATTGTGACAATCAATTGCGAAGATATGGAGATTATCCCCCTCTCTGGTCACTCACCTCTTGGAATAGGTATATTATACAAAGGAATATTATTTTCTGGCGATTGTCTGTATTCAGTTCCATCTTTGAATATGTTTAAAATGCCTTTTTATACGGACATAGAATCACAATTCAGAGATCTGGAAGTTCTTTCTAAATATAAAATTGAATACTGCCTACCTGCACATGGACTTCCTATAAGAGGGGTAAAAGAATTCAAGAATGCACTTATTGAAAACAGAAAAAAACTCGAGTCATTGGAAAGAATGATCTTAGACACACTGAAAGAGGGAAAAAGTGAGGATCAATTGAAAAAAGAGATAGCTGAAAAACTTTCGATAAAATATGACTTCACAAAGTATATTTATGTCACAATCACAGCAAAGGCTTTCCTTCACTACTTATATAATAATGGAAAAATTGACTTTGAAATTGAAGACGGCATATTATTATGGAAAAATTAA
- a CDS encoding DUF2117 domain-containing protein: protein MLALLFHGIDIFYDERSKDILDKLNSRYPIKPYIVGTMGITSLLDSGIEGVELLFKRPSVAISELKDFDSILLVLKARSIETARTFLGAIGERTDFSGQILGIDINTKSLFEIKSGILDIKDYLISLGFKEEPIGKGIDVIVEDNYLMRKIRGCNPGEFLLFNGLVVGKIIDEDVRIYVKDNKIKMIQNVHIKKHGLEKIREVDIFSLKVDSTPGFETRRASIIRKIEGENILFVNHDAYSIYKNLSNLSGAVTVGDDTTRISGYILQRFGIPVIGIVDDDKDGVLKGDYFYKDSVLLEVEGDDISGEKIQSHFFKGKILIKSDFQKIKKEIENYLGEEIIRKIEY from the coding sequence ATGTTAGCTCTTTTATTCCATGGAATTGACATTTTTTATGATGAGAGAAGTAAAGATATTTTGGATAAATTAAATAGTAGATACCCAATAAAACCTTATATTGTTGGGACGATGGGGATCACATCCCTTTTGGATAGTGGCATAGAGGGTGTTGAACTTCTTTTTAAAAGACCGTCTGTTGCCATATCAGAACTTAAGGACTTTGATTCAATATTATTAGTGTTGAAAGCAAGATCAATTGAAACAGCCAGGACTTTTCTTGGAGCAATAGGAGAAAGAACAGATTTTAGCGGTCAAATTTTAGGTATTGACATCAACACTAAATCTCTTTTTGAAATCAAATCGGGAATTTTGGATATCAAGGATTATTTGATTTCACTTGGATTTAAAGAAGAGCCAATAGGCAAAGGCATTGATGTCATTGTAGAAGATAATTATCTTATGAGAAAAATACGGGGATGCAACCCAGGAGAGTTTTTATTATTCAATGGGCTTGTAGTTGGTAAGATTATTGACGAAGATGTCAGGATATATGTTAAAGATAATAAGATTAAAATGATTCAGAATGTGCACATAAAAAAGCACGGATTAGAAAAAATAAGAGAAGTCGATATCTTCTCCCTAAAGGTCGATAGCACTCCTGGATTTGAAACAAGGAGGGCATCTATCATAAGAAAAATTGAAGGAGAAAATATTCTTTTCGTAAATCATGACGCATATTCGATATATAAAAATCTATCAAATCTATCCGGTGCTGTAACAGTTGGTGACGACACAACTAGAATTTCAGGATATATATTACAAAGATTTGGGATCCCTGTGATTGGGATTGTTGACGATGATAAAGACGGCGTCTTAAAGGGAGATTATTTCTATAAGGATTCAGTTCTTTTAGAAGTAGAAGGCGATGACATCTCAGGAGAAAAAATTCAATCCCATTTTTTTAAGGGAAAGATCCTCATAAAATCTGATTTTCAAAAGATAAAAAAAGAGATCGAGAATTATCTTGGTGAAGAAATAATAAGAAAAATTGAATACTAA
- a CDS encoding SemiSWEET transporter, whose amino-acid sequence MEIIAILGLLAGSLTTMSFVPQVMKTWKFKETKDISLLMYIIFFTGILLWFSYGILINNAPIILANGVSLVLVFSVLMLKIRYG is encoded by the coding sequence GTGGAAATAATTGCTATTTTAGGACTTTTAGCTGGATCACTGACGACCATGTCATTTGTTCCTCAAGTAATGAAAACATGGAAGTTCAAAGAAACAAAGGATATATCCCTTTTGATGTACATTATATTTTTCACAGGAATCTTATTGTGGTTTTCGTATGGGATTTTAATAAATAATGCCCCTATTATACTTGCCAATGGAGTTTCATTAGTTTTAGTATTTAGTGTACTGATGCTAAAAATTCGTTATGGTTAG
- a CDS encoding ATP-binding cassette domain-containing protein encodes MVMIKIKDLRFKYHSQTEEVLKGINLSIKKGEFVSIIGPSGCGKSTLCLTLNGIIPKTISGEFSGDVIIDGINTKDREVSEFSRRVGMILQNPESQLFAMTVEEELAFGPENLAIAPEEIEERISWALSIVNMADKRDEFPGNLSGGQKQRIAIAASLTMKPDVLVLDEPTSQLDPVGKREVFSVLKELHEKEGMTIVLVEHRTEPIAELSDRVVVMDKGKVVLEGTPRDVFEKVPILRELGIMVPDISYLTYLLKEGGYVKSIALTVEEGRKLFI; translated from the coding sequence ATTGTAATGATTAAAATAAAGGATCTTCGTTTCAAATATCATTCTCAAACTGAAGAAGTCCTAAAAGGAATAAATCTTAGCATAAAAAAAGGTGAGTTTGTATCTATTATAGGCCCGTCTGGCTGTGGTAAATCAACACTTTGTCTCACATTGAATGGCATAATACCTAAGACCATAAGTGGCGAATTTTCAGGGGATGTCATTATAGACGGTATTAATACAAAGGACCGAGAAGTTAGTGAATTTTCAAGAAGAGTTGGTATGATACTTCAAAATCCCGAATCTCAGCTTTTCGCAATGACTGTCGAGGAAGAGCTAGCATTTGGGCCAGAAAATCTAGCCATTGCGCCGGAAGAAATTGAAGAGAGGATATCTTGGGCTCTGTCTATTGTCAATATGGCCGATAAAAGGGACGAGTTTCCGGGAAATCTTTCAGGTGGGCAGAAACAGAGGATAGCAATAGCAGCTTCCCTTACAATGAAGCCAGATGTTCTTGTACTCGATGAGCCCACAAGTCAACTCGATCCTGTTGGAAAAAGAGAAGTATTTTCTGTTCTAAAAGAGCTTCATGAAAAAGAAGGTATGACTATAGTACTAGTGGAGCATAGAACTGAGCCGATAGCAGAGCTATCCGACAGAGTAGTTGTAATGGACAAGGGGAAGGTAGTATTGGAAGGCACCCCACGAGATGTCTTTGAAAAGGTCCCGATCTTAAGGGAACTTGGGATAATGGTCCCGGACATTAGTTATCTTACATATCTTCTGAAAGAGGGAGGTTATGTAAAGAGTATCGCACTAACAGTTGAAGAAGGGAGGAAACTTTTCATATGA
- a CDS encoding tetratricopeptide repeat protein, producing the protein MEYFHCPKCKTKIKSNTNFCYKCGFELRKISELIMKGDLFFAQDKHPDAIDCFDQIIKINSNNAHAWYGKGKVLLTQAKNSEDVEFCVKCQLCPILSETFYEDAIKCFNKAIEINPEFKEAWLEKGVALDRLGKSLEAKNCFSVAKELKMNQFLSNK; encoded by the coding sequence ATGGAATATTTTCATTGTCCGAAATGTAAGACTAAGATAAAATCTAATACAAATTTCTGTTATAAATGTGGATTTGAGTTAAGAAAAATATCTGAATTAATTATGAAAGGGGATCTATTCTTTGCTCAAGATAAACATCCCGATGCAATTGACTGCTTCGATCAGATAATTAAAATTAACTCAAATAACGCACATGCATGGTATGGTAAGGGAAAGGTATTATTAACTCAAGCCAAAAATTCTGAAGATGTAGAATTCTGCGTCAAATGTCAGCTATGTCCTATTTTATCCGAAACATTTTACGAAGATGCAATTAAATGTTTTAACAAAGCTATTGAGATTAATCCTGAATTTAAAGAGGCTTGGTTAGAAAAAGGAGTTGCCCTAGATAGATTAGGTAAATCCTTAGAAGCGAAGAATTGTTTTAGTGTTGCAAAAGAGCTCAAAATGAATCAATTTTTATCAAATAAGTGA
- the glmM gene encoding phosphoglucosamine mutase, translated as MEIIFGVSGLRGVVGEGLSPELICSYVSSFAKEIPQGKVVIGNDSRISGDMVKNAVVSSLQALGFDIIDIGTAPTPTVQFVTKIKNASGGISITASHNPEKWNGLKFIEGNGIFFNEKKIIAIKRNLDEKKFKFQSYDKLGKLVIDTSAKELHMNSVFEKINFDCLGKDNFTVAIDACNAAGSEFIPQFIEKLGFKVVKLNCNIEASFPRNPEPLKENLSSFSDFIKENGNIDIGFALDGDADRVAILDEKGHYIGEENTLVLASKFFIEHMNPQNKTVVTNLSTTRALDDIVSSSGGRVIRSKVGEINVVEEMIRVNASIGGEGNGGVIFPMIQYARDSLSAISLILLGLSKSRMPISLVVSELPKYYMVKEKITISKESFEKNLPYVKEFFTGYPYTDIDGLKFDLDDSWIHIRPSNTEPVVRIIAESKSIEKANKLVEETKNLMKAPC; from the coding sequence ATGGAAATAATATTTGGAGTATCCGGACTTAGAGGCGTAGTTGGAGAAGGTCTATCTCCAGAGCTCATATGCAGTTATGTATCATCTTTTGCAAAAGAGATCCCTCAAGGTAAAGTTGTAATAGGCAATGATTCAAGGATCTCGGGGGATATGGTAAAAAATGCAGTTGTTTCTTCACTCCAAGCGTTGGGATTTGATATAATAGATATAGGAACTGCACCCACACCCACGGTCCAATTTGTGACAAAAATAAAAAATGCTTCGGGCGGTATATCGATAACTGCAAGTCACAACCCTGAGAAATGGAACGGATTAAAATTCATTGAGGGCAATGGAATCTTTTTTAACGAAAAAAAGATCATTGCAATTAAAAGAAATTTAGATGAAAAAAAATTTAAATTTCAGAGTTATGATAAACTCGGAAAATTAGTTATAGACACAAGTGCAAAAGAACTTCACATGAATTCTGTTTTTGAAAAGATTAACTTTGATTGTTTGGGCAAAGATAATTTCACAGTAGCTATTGATGCATGCAATGCTGCAGGCTCAGAATTTATCCCTCAGTTCATTGAGAAACTTGGATTCAAAGTGGTAAAATTAAATTGTAATATCGAAGCTTCTTTTCCTCGAAATCCTGAACCCCTAAAAGAAAATCTCTCTTCTTTTTCAGATTTTATAAAAGAAAATGGAAATATAGATATTGGCTTTGCCCTAGACGGGGACGCCGATAGAGTTGCCATACTAGATGAAAAAGGCCATTATATCGGGGAAGAAAATACACTTGTTCTTGCATCAAAATTCTTCATAGAGCATATGAATCCCCAAAATAAAACTGTTGTTACAAATCTTTCAACAACAAGGGCTCTTGACGACATAGTCTCGTCGAGCGGTGGCAGAGTTATTAGGTCAAAAGTTGGAGAGATAAATGTTGTAGAGGAAATGATCAGAGTCAACGCCTCGATTGGCGGAGAAGGAAACGGAGGCGTGATATTCCCAATGATTCAATATGCAAGAGACTCTCTTTCGGCAATTTCATTGATTTTATTGGGACTATCAAAGTCTAGGATGCCAATTTCTCTGGTAGTATCAGAGCTTCCAAAATACTATATGGTAAAAGAAAAAATAACAATTTCTAAAGAGTCATTTGAAAAAAATCTACCTTATGTAAAGGAATTTTTCACAGGCTACCCTTATACAGACATAGACGGATTGAAGTTTGATCTTGATGATTCTTGGATACATATCAGACCCTCAAATACGGAGCCTGTTGTAAGGATAATTGCAGAATCAAAAAGCATAGAAAAGGCAAATAAGCTAGTAGAAGAAACAAAGAATTTGATGAAAGCCCCATGTTAG
- a CDS encoding energy-coupling factor ABC transporter ATP-binding protein codes for MNAIDTEDVHFTYPESKEILKGVTLSVKKGEFLSLVGQNGSGKTTLAKHFNGLLRPNKGKVFILGENAKNSSIAELSRKVGHLFQNPENQIFEETVFAEIAFGPRNLNLPEDEIVDRVDKVLSITRLAKYRDTHPLSLSGGEKQRLALASVVVMDPQILVLDEPTTGLDLLSIMGILEIVKELHKKNVTVVLITHDMGLVSELSERVVVMENGQIIGDGTPKQIFADDNLLARASLEPPQVMKFSKILGLKPEVKVDTLYKRIVETL; via the coding sequence ATGAATGCAATTGATACTGAAGATGTCCATTTTACCTATCCAGAATCTAAGGAAATACTAAAGGGAGTTACTTTATCTGTAAAAAAAGGAGAATTTCTCTCTCTTGTCGGCCAAAATGGAAGTGGTAAAACAACTTTGGCAAAACATTTCAATGGCCTTTTAAGGCCTAATAAAGGCAAAGTCTTTATTCTTGGGGAGAATGCTAAGAATTCTTCAATTGCAGAACTCTCAAGAAAAGTCGGCCACCTTTTCCAGAACCCTGAAAATCAGATCTTTGAGGAAACTGTATTTGCTGAAATAGCATTTGGCCCCAGAAATCTGAATCTGCCTGAAGATGAAATAGTGGATAGAGTTGATAAAGTTTTAAGCATAACTAGACTTGCCAAGTACAGAGATACTCACCCATTATCACTTTCTGGTGGAGAAAAACAGAGGTTGGCCCTCGCATCTGTTGTTGTAATGGATCCACAGATCCTTGTTTTGGATGAGCCTACGACAGGCCTTGACTTACTTTCAATTATGGGAATTTTAGAGATAGTAAAAGAGCTCCACAAGAAAAATGTAACTGTTGTATTGATAACTCATGACATGGGGCTTGTATCGGAACTGTCTGAGAGAGTAGTTGTTATGGAGAACGGCCAGATCATTGGCGATGGAACTCCCAAACAGATATTTGCAGATGATAACTTGTTAGCAAGAGCAAGCCTTGAACCTCCACAGGTCATGAAGTTTTCTAAAATACTTGGATTAAAACCTGAAGTTAAGGTAGACACCCTATACAAGAGAATTGTTGAAACTCTCTGA
- a CDS encoding transcriptional repressor, whose amino-acid sequence MGKSEVIKYTNQRVEILNFLQGNLTHPTVEDVYEGVKKKLTRISKATVYQNLKFLTSKGLIQEVNIKGVSRFEPNINPHHHIICKNCGDILDFESKELTEFSLGLIKKMKEFKVESTNTNFFGICKKCK is encoded by the coding sequence ATGGGAAAAAGTGAGGTCATTAAATATACAAATCAAAGAGTAGAAATCTTAAACTTTCTTCAAGGTAATCTAACACATCCCACAGTAGAGGATGTATACGAAGGCGTAAAGAAGAAACTAACAAGAATAAGTAAAGCCACAGTATACCAAAACTTAAAATTCCTGACAAGCAAGGGCCTAATCCAAGAAGTCAATATCAAAGGAGTTTCAAGATTTGAGCCAAACATAAATCCACATCACCACATCATATGCAAAAACTGTGGAGATATACTTGATTTCGAATCAAAAGAATTAACTGAGTTTTCTCTAGGATTGATCAAAAAAATGAAAGAATTTAAAGTTGAGTCTACCAATACTAATTTCTTTGGAATCTGCAAGAAATGTAAATAG
- a CDS encoding ribose 1,5-bisphosphate isomerase, which yields MDKKVISIAEDIKEMKIRGAAKIGRTVAEALKMEAENFKGNDPAKFVRDMKETARYLLATRPTAVSLENALRYVLVELNNGYKNGESVETLRSKLSKASDEFCENSNLALERIAEIGSKRIMDGDVIFTHCNSSMALGIIKKAHRDGKKIKVYADETRPRLQGLLTAKELLDEGIDVTLIVDSAARIFIREADHVIIGADAVAANGAVVNKVGTATLASIAHEARVKVIVAAETYKFNPQTYCGELIEIEERDIFEVISKDDYKRLKGLKVNNPAFDVTPPEYIDLIITEKGLIAPQAAIWVLKDTYGLGLFDKEPWED from the coding sequence ATGGATAAAAAAGTAATAAGTATTGCAGAAGATATTAAGGAAATGAAAATAAGAGGTGCTGCTAAAATAGGGAGAACTGTTGCAGAAGCTCTTAAGATGGAGGCAGAAAATTTCAAAGGAAACGATCCCGCGAAATTTGTCAGGGATATGAAGGAAACCGCTAGATATCTTCTTGCAACAAGACCAACTGCAGTTTCACTTGAAAATGCTCTTAGATATGTACTAGTTGAACTTAATAACGGATACAAAAATGGGGAGAGTGTCGAAACTCTGAGGAGTAAGTTATCAAAAGCATCCGATGAATTTTGTGAAAATTCAAATCTAGCTCTTGAAAGGATAGCTGAGATTGGATCAAAGCGTATAATGGATGGGGACGTGATTTTTACCCATTGCAATAGCTCAATGGCTCTTGGAATTATTAAGAAAGCACACAGGGATGGGAAGAAAATTAAAGTTTATGCCGATGAAACAAGGCCAAGACTACAAGGATTACTAACTGCAAAAGAATTATTAGATGAAGGTATTGATGTTACCTTAATTGTGGATTCTGCGGCAAGGATATTCATAAGAGAAGCTGATCATGTAATTATCGGTGCAGATGCTGTAGCGGCAAACGGTGCCGTTGTAAACAAAGTAGGGACTGCAACACTCGCCTCAATTGCACACGAAGCAAGAGTCAAAGTAATCGTTGCAGCAGAAACTTACAAATTTAATCCCCAGACTTACTGTGGCGAATTAATAGAAATTGAAGAGAGGGACATCTTCGAGGTAATATCCAAAGACGATTATAAAAGACTCAAAGGGCTAAAAGTTAATAATCCTGCATTTGATGTTACACCTCCAGAGTATATAGATTTGATAATAACTGAAAAAGGTTTAATAGCGCCCCAGGCAGCAATTTGGGTGTTGAAGGACACATATGGGCTGGGATTATTTGACAAGGAACCCTGGGAGGATTAA